One Channa argus isolate prfri chromosome 17, Channa argus male v1.0, whole genome shotgun sequence genomic window, GCACAGATCAACTGGGCTCCCGTGTGGCCTCCAGATGTGTGCCACAGATAGCTTTCTCTAGCTCTCAACACGGCTTTGTGTTATCGTGGTCTTAAAGCACCGTGCAATCTGCATCGCCGTTGCACGTTCCTTTTGTTGTGCCAGTTTCAGCCGCCCTCATGCCTGGTTCCAAGCTCTAATTCTGTCGATCCTCACTCTcccctttgttttttgttcgGTCGGATTGAAATGTTTCCCAACATAGTTAAAGGCAGATTAAGTCATCGCTGTTGCCTGGTGTGGGGATTGAGGACCAGAGAGTTTTTCTACTCAGTGATCTactatgaaatatttaaaaaggttaGTAAACCCAAGGGACTACAAAAACATGCCAGGTTTGCAGGTtcatagatggatagatggaaatTTAAGTGCAGTAGCTTGTCCAGCTTCAAATGCTCAAATagataatataaaatacaaagtaacaTAGTCCAGGATCCTTGTGGTACTGAGAGGAGTTAAACAGTCTGATGGCCTGGGAGACAGTCTGAGACCCTCTGAATCTATCCGTGGATATACATATTCACTCAATGGCCAATTGATTAGGTACACGTGTAAAATCGAATGCAATTtcatacagcagctctgccaggaACTCTACGtttacaaggttagaatttcCCAGTTTTTAAGTGGAAACTGTCACTAAggggataattctactctctgtttattattgaggtcaaagtgggtggtggtgCATTAGatgagatggttctaatgttttggccactacATTCACTTTGAATGAGTCAAGGAAGACAAAGAAGTGTAAAGACAGTGGGTGGGTGTCATTTCCTGCTTCAAACCAGCTCTCAATGTTGTAAGTTAATTGGCTGTATTTACGGTGTTGTGTTCATTACAACTGCTCCTAAAATACTGCTTTATCATATGTGAAGTCATTGGACTGGTTGTTTGTGagcatgtgttgttttcttcctGGTCTTCCTGATGTCACTGTTGAATCTGTGACTGAAGAGGGGACCAATCCAAGGCTTAAAGTCTCTTCAAGAAACTATTTATTCTGTCACTATGAAGCCAAATCATGGCTTCATTGAAGTTTGTTTGCTTCATCTCACATCTGAATGCACCATGTCAAGGTCCATAACCCTCTTCAGTGTGCAACAAGCAAACTGTCCTCAGACACAAAAGGcagacaagagaaagaaaggcagagagagataCCAGCCTCCACAGTTTACACAAATCCTGAATGAAAACAGTATTCTTTTGTAATCTTATCTGGGAGATGTTGATCGAGCGTCGGGAGGGGGAGCAGGGGCTCGGCTCCCTCTGCAGCCTCTATTATGACTGGCTCTGCAGACTGGCTCCTCTGATCCGCTGATTGGACGCAGAGCAATGTGGAGCCGCAGATTGGCAgtgggagagagggaaaggCGAGAGAGAGACTTTGCAGAGTTAGCAGTCGCCATCTCTGGGTGAATCTCAATAACTGATGTCTAAAGAGGAAGCTGTGCTGATAACCTCCCGCTCAGGCACAGGTGGGGCTACTTTGACCCAGAACTGCTTCTCCTCTCTCAGACAAGAAAGTTTCATTCCCTAAACTGTGGTTTCTTAATGGTCACACGCTGGAAAAAAGTGCTAGAACgcagaaagaaatgaatgtgGTATTTGGAGTGAAACTGAAAGAGGGAGGATGTGCAGCCAAATCACTTGAGTGCACGTTCTGAACCTGACGTCTTTCAGGTTTAAGGAATGTGAAGTTAAAGGAGGTAGCACTCGCCCCTCAGAAAGCAAAATTGCCTCATTCTGGTTTTAAAATCCTTCAGCTCTACGAGCAGGACCTCTGCGCAAAAGGCTCAATCAGTGCTACGACAGATCCAAAAGTCCTTTAATATCCATTGTAAATAATGGAAAAGTTGGAGTACGACCGCGTGCAGGTGATTTCTGTGAAGATCCCACAGTAATTTAGACTTGTGTCTTACTTTCAGCATGTCAGAAGGACGTCGAGAATGTCTGCGCCGTCTCTCCCGAAGAACACCTGCAGCCGTTTAAGGACAAGATGGAGGCTTTTGTTCTCAGTGGTGAGTAGATACAGTTACGTCTTGTTCGGCAGCAAACGCACAATTGTGCCACTTTTGTGAGTTGCCCTTCGATCCGAGGTCTAGTTCCGAGTGAATTCACTCCaagttacatttaatttagctCATTTGCTTTCTTGAAATATGAGAGAAGAGTAATGATGGCAGTACTGGCACCAGGCTTCAAGCTAATAATGAAGTTGTTTCTCGAAATGGAATTGAGACGTTTAAAGAGCTTTAGACTATTTGTAGTTCATGTGTTTTTCTGGATTCACATACTTTAATGTGAGTATGTCAGATTTTTTAAAGCAACCCGACGATTTTTGTAAAACTTCTCTGGTCCCGTCTTTtatccctttttcttttgtttgtgtgtgtgtgtgtgtgtgtgtgtgtgttggagataGGGTGAATCCTGAGTAAAGGCTAGACACATAGATAGAGATCAGACAGATTTGGCAATACCTAAGAGACACATACAGGCATTGGGCCTTGTCAGAGCCTCTCGCGCCAAAAATATTCTTTCAACTTTTAGGAATTTTTTGTCGTAAGATTTTTGTACCATGACCCAGCCCGTTCCAAGGCCTCTTGCTATTGGGATAAGCTTTTGACATGTCAGAAAAAGCAATATAATCTCATGTTTTGAatatcaaaccttttttttttttttttaactttaaaaagtttACAGACTAAATGCTTGAACAGCTGCGACACCGCAGGACTTACGAATGCTGAGTTTGTCTTTGGTAATTCCATTCATTTCACTCGGTATGAAAACTTTAAAGACCAGCTGGACTTTGTGGAAAACATTACAGGGAGACAAAAAGGCATTTTGTCATAATGGCTTCGAATGACCTTGTTGTTGAAGAACTGAGGGTGTAATTGCTGTTTTGACGAGACCAAAACCTTGTCTGGCTCCATTAGAGAAGGTCATCGTCATATAAGAGGTGTCCCCCAAAGGATTCTCCACCGGGATTATGACATCAGCTTCTTTAAGATAGTCTGACTACAACTTAAATAATTGTCTTGCCCGATTTTTTTGCAGCACATAAAGACCAAGCCGAAACCTCCTGTCACTTGACGAGTGTACAGAAAAGGTGGGTGCCATGACTTTGGACATTTAAATCCCCCCAGCATACACTTCACACGAATGAGTACGAAATCTCTTTTGCTGCTGAACAGCTTTTACTTTTCTGCAAatgtgctgttaaaaaaaaagaaaaaaggaaaattgtaTTGaactcaaataaaataaaatctctgcTTTGGTGAATTTTACTCTAAGGTGCTATTTCTTTATACTTGCTGTTCAGTTTTCAGGACCTGGTTGTGTACTTTGGATTGAAGCCCAAAGCGGGAGAGAAGGAGGTGACTGCCGGTCATTTCTTCACACTCTGGTTCGAGTTTTGTGCCGACTTCAAGACCAGGTGGAAGAGGGAGAACAAGAGCATCTCGAAACAGAGGTATTAGAAACATGTGGGCATGTGTCGAGTATCAACGTGCTTTCAAATGTAGCAGCGGCCTaactttgatttaatttgattcGGCTCAACCAACTGGTTTACATGAAAATTCCAATATGCACTTGGAAAACAGTAAGTGAGAAAAGATCCAGAATCTCCCGAATGGAGAATGTTTTAAGAAAATCTCACAAATTACTCACAaataactttcattttttttttacttgttgaaTCCTCCATGAACATTTATTAGCggtgaaaaatattaaatccGATGGGTGATCATCAGAAGTTAAATTAAAGACGTCCAATTTCCTAGTATTAATAACGTGACATTATCTCAGGTTGAAGGAGGCTCAGATGTCAGTGAAGAGGCTCACTGCGGAGAAGAAGGTGGAGACGAGAAAGATCAACCCTAACAGTCTGGTAAGATGAGAGATGTGTTgggttaaaacatttacagataatACAGCACTCAAATATGCTGACAAACTgtagaaaagattaaaaacctTTGCCGCGATCGGGCCTCTGCTGTTAATAATGATCATATTTTGCTCCCAACAGAAAGAACGGCTGCGTCAGAAGGAAGCCAGCATTTCGGAGAGTTAAAGAGGCTGAAGAGAGGAAGTATAACATGTCTGACTTCAGGGTCACACATGCAATTGTTCCTGGCTCTCAGTGTGGACCATTTACTCTGTGAACGGAAGACAAACCTCACGTTTTCTTCTTCGTCTGCCATTTTTACACGGCCACGAAATACCTGCAGTCATCAAGTGACAGCTTTGCATAATATATTTTGTCACCAAAAAgatgtagatttagaaaaacGTTTTAAATCTTTTGAACACTGTGCATCGATTCTAGCGTGTATAGAGTCtcacaatatattttaataaatgaaaaaacagaggACAATGGAATTGAATAGAttgaaaactgtttatttacatgcatCTTTACATTACATGACCACAGTAACTGAAGTGGTgtttaaaagtgcattttttaaagctttatgtGATGAAAGTCTTCAGCTCTACATCCCACACAGTGGAAACAACACAGCCATCCAAGTCTCTTGAAGATGTGTCCATATTTCTAGATACAGTTTGGTGCCAGTCTTTGCTTATCCAGCCTTTAAGTCTGCAACGAATATTTCCAAACCTGCCTGCCTTTATCTCAAACCCACTAAAGACACTCACTGCAAAGTTTGGCCAACCACCTTTCCAGTCTTTGCTGAAGTACGCTGGGTAAACTAATATACACAATGTTTAGAGATAAATAATAGTTTGCCATCTTAAAGCAACACCCACTGATGTATGTTCTGTTCCAACTAAGCTTGTGATTAAATTGTTGGATACCGCTTTCGATTATCATAAGAAACTAGATGCTGGGTTTCAGGTAAGTTTCCTTCCCATTCCGATTATTCTCTTTTGTCCTTAAAGACCAACACGGCTCCCATTCTTTGTTTGCAAAGCAGCACTTTTATTCCGATGATATTGAAACGCATCGTCTTTGATGAGCCAGTTTGCATCTAGTCCGTATCTATCGTCGTGCAGCGGCACTGCTTTACGCGCTGGACGCgtttcctcctgctgctgggCGTCTTTCCCGGACAGAAGAGGGTGTACGTGACGGTGCTGAAGGTTTTGGGTTTGCAGGCTGAGCAGGACTGAAAGGCGTTTCCGTCCTGGTAAACATGCCTCGGAATGTAGAACGAGTTGCACTGTCCGTAGCAAAACCGGTTTACGATGCTGCGGCTCAGGCAGCCCTCCTCCTTGATGGTCTGCTTAAGCGGTTGCGTCTTGCACCAGTCCAGCCGCAGGTACCGACGCTCGGTGACGTGCAGCGCCTCTTGACTGGACTCCAGCACTTCATCAGTTGAGGTCATGGGTCCCGGACCGCGGGAAATCAGTCCACCGATGGGAGGTTGTGGACATCGCTCCGATTCATTTGGGTTGAATTTGTTTGAATGTGGCAAAGCGCTCTGATGGGTCGTAGCAGCCGTACTCTTCAGTGGATTGAGCAGCACCACCAAAAGTACTGCAGAGACGTGCACCGAGGATTTTCTCATAGCTgaagctgaaagaaaacaacCCACAAATTAATCCCTGACGGAGTATTTTACGCACAACTTTTACGCGCTTATTACGCACGAAAACAGTACAGCACATGCAGGTTCCCCAATGTGACAGTTTCGATGTTTGCTTCAACAAAGACAATAAGAAGGGATAATTACCTGTAGGCTTTTTAACAAGTTCACAGTAAAACGCTATCCCGCAATTCCCCGCACGTGCTTGCTCTTGGGCTCTTGGGTCTTCTGAGGTGGATTCTACATTCAACTGTTTTTCTAATGTGAATTTCAGAGCTTCAGCTGAACACGCCCCACATAGCCGATCTTCCCTTTATCTGCttgacagggaaaaaaaagaaaaatcctccTCCAAAGCTTGTCAATGCAGATAAATCGTTTATTTGAGCAAccacagaacacaaacacactttgcaAGATGAATTAATTTAAGGCAGCGTTTCTGCTGCCCGTCGGATGTGACTGTAATAGATTGGAAAGTCAATAGATACTGATCAGGAAAAGAACTTCAACATTTATCATGCTACAGCGATGCAGTTCTAAAACACTGATGAACTTCTAGAAATACGATCCGTTGGTGCGTCTTTGCTTCCAGACACACAGGTTCATATGTAAGAATGAAATATCAGTTTAAACAAACAACTTTGATTCACAACTTCCTATAATACAGTTACTTACAGGAATCAATTCTGGAATTTTGGGCTTAAAGGCTGAATCTCAAGCATCGTGACTATAGCACATGGCTTTAAAAGGAGAGTGAAGGATGTAAAAGTGAACTGATATTTAcctattcattttaaatgggccTAGTTTGCGTTCATTTGATTTTTATACCTACAACATAAACGCTCGcttaagatatatatatatatatatatatttattttttttttcggtCTAAGTCGGatcattttttccccctcaaccattaaagcagcagcacacacaaagtccagcaaatgctgtttttttaatccttgGGTTTTGGACATAACATGTCATGTGTTGAAATtttggtttagtttagtttatatTCGCAGTCATAAAATGAAGTTTGACCCTAATGATCACGACTGGATCAACTTTCATGGTGGAAAGCAGCAAAACGCTGTTACTAGGCTTCAACTGACCTCAGCTACACGTGGCAGTGCATTATTTCCCCAGACGCACTGAAAACCAAACCAGACCTGTAGGGCAGAAATGAGCCGTTTGATTTATAGAATAACACTCGCACCTTGGTCGACACCACCACTGAGCtttcctgtgtgtttattacatgAAAAAACATTGAAGCAGCAGCTAAAACAATCAACATGAAACTGGAGTGTAACCAACCAACCAGGACCCAAAGTTGAAGTTCACTTGGGCTTAAAGCTATGATACGCAACTTAAGCGAGTACTAGCATGTGATTTGCAATCAGTCCATCCTGCTCTGCTACAATTAAAAGAAGAATACTCCGCAACTTAGACATCAAACTGTCACCAAAGCCTATTTGTTAGAAATAAACAGACAGCAGATAGATATGCACGTTTTAACAATTAGTGAACATGAACTGGACcgtttcatgtttaaaaaaaaaaaaaattaataaatacatttggacTGAAGTCATAATTCTGTTGCTTGTCAATCGAAATGCTGAACTACGCAGTGTTAAATACCACAATATGAAAGTATACACTAATACAATAAACTGGCTGCAGGTGCGGGGGTTTAGGTTGTGGGCGTGAGGGTGGCAGAGACAGTCGGagcctcctcctgctcctctgctgcttcttcttcctcctcagagAAGTGTGGAACTGATTTCTTGGCAACCACATTGTCCAGCCTCTGTCCCATCAAATACGGGTTGACACTCTGCAGACAGGGAGACAGTAATGTGACTGTAAACCGGTACAGTACATAACTTCTTAGCATCTGACCAAGCAgaacaaaatgttaataaaaatactaaaaggttttgtggaaataaatgtaaatctaaatcaGTGAGTTTAAGAGCACATCAGTTCCTTCAGGGGTAAAAGTCAGAGCTGCTGATGTGGTTTCTCCAACACAACCCTACAAAGGAAGAGGGAAACGGACGACCAAGAAATACTATaccctttttgttctttttggtcCTCCCTTCAATTTTTGGTACAAAAGCTCCTTGTtctgagaggaaaagaaaagcaaaataataaaaaaaaaattaaagcagtttCCATTCCATTGTTTAAGTCAACACATATTCAACGCCTCTGTGTGACATTAAAGCATTTGCTAGTGTGACCGAGTCCAGCCAAGATGCAAGCTGAAGAAAGAATCCACACAAATTATAGAAACTGGAGTGAAAAGATAagaatttctctttttccatttttagatCACATAACTAGAATAAATTATTATACTGCTCCACCTTTGCATCCCATTCTGTTGAGTTTTAATcttaaagttgttgtttttttctttttctttcaacaaATGTATGCTGGGACGTATCATTAGGAGGAGGTCAACCAGGCAAATGTTTGGGAATCATACTGGCACCTTGGCAATGACAACTATAAAGCCCTGTATCATAAGTGTGGCCCCTTAGCTGCCGCTGCCTTACTGAAAATATGCAACGTAATAACACCAATTAAATGCGAGAGGAGTCGAGACATACACGTTTCCACACATGCTCCTGTTCTCAGATATTGTAATCATCAGTGCAAGCGTATTTGATTTCCATGTTCGAACTGAAGAAATGTGACAAGGTGTTTGTGCAGTGGCCTAGTTTCCAATCATTGAATAATCAGTCATTTTCCTGGCGTCAACATTCAAAATGTAAGAATTTATTGCTTTGCTTCACATAATCAGAGTTTTAGGCCATTGCTCATTCACGATAAGCAGCTTGAAGCTGTGGgggctagaaaaaaaaaaaagagcattttcTACCTTTTATAGCCCAATTAAAAACTATTTCGTGTAGCATAAAATAATCTCTGTTCAGAACATGACTTTGTCTAGTCTCCACTCACCCACTTTGCCAGAGTGTGGTAGTCATGCTCTGGGTCAAACAGATGCTGGTGTTTCTGAAACTCTCTGCTGAACTCGGCAGTGTCCGGAGCATTTTCCAAACAGCCGTCTGCTGCTGTAAAATGAGACATCGTGATATCTGGGTTCTAGAAAATAACGTCGGACTAATGTGCtcatctgtgtctctgtcatATCTGAAAGGTCAGTACCTGTCTTTCCCAGTGGACAGGGGTTTGGAGGGTCAGGGTACCCGTGGTCATCACTGAAGTCTTTGGGAACATTGTCGCCTGTCAGCTCAGCCACAATGTTGGGGATGTTCCCATAGGGGCCGAGGTGCTGGAGCCCTTCATGAGCGCCACCTGGTGGAGGAAAACGAGAACTACAGTCACCACAACGACAACCATCCGGAGTGCAAAAAGCAAAAGTTCAAgctaatgaacattttattttaccgCAGTAATTTATAGTCACTGAAAAGTGATTCTAAAAATCatattatttaaagatttatatttacatgtggaaaagaaaatacGTAGAAATTGGTTAAGAGACTGAAATGTAATCTACATCTAGCCAGATATTTTTGAACCATTTTTAAATTGGTTTATTACAGAAGACTACAAAAGTCTGCAACACCATctaattatttgaaaaataaataaatacactgataAACATGTTACTTCCCCATCAATGGGGTTCCCGAATGATagagaattaattaattaaagtgaggaaaaatattaataaaaagggTCCAAAACTGAATTATTATAAGTTGGCAAGTAATATGTTATTTGGTGCATCACTGATAAAATATCTAATTAACTTTACCCAGTATTTAcaggtaaagttaaaaaaaagtcacagcagAGATGATTTTACCCAGTGATggtgtcatttttattattagaatgagcataaataaataaataagtaaataatggACTGATGAGAGTGCAGAGGTAAGACAGAAATACAGTGGACAGGGCTTCAGCCAGCTCACCCTGGATGCTCTGAGGACCCACGATGTTGGTGGCCTGATGTGCCGGATATTCCACCCGGGGCCGAGCGATGCCCAGCTGCTCCATGACGCCGTGCAGGAGCCGCTGGATGTCGGCCTCGGACACCTGGTCCGCCGTGCGCGGGCTGCGGGCCGGAGCCCTGCCGAGCTGCagacacaggaggaggaggctgagcAACGATAACCGCCCCGTCGAGTCCATTTGTGTCATCTGCACAGAGAGAAGCGCACATCAGGCTAATGCACAGAAGGTGGACGGGCGTGTTATCATGCGCAAACACAGCCGCCTGTTAGACACACGCAGGCTGATTTAATGGACGAGTGCATGAGGTTTTCCTGTTACCTGGCCTCATCATTAATGTGAACCTGGAAAGCTTTTGTCTGAGGGAAATAAAGCCTTGGTGCGCCACTCACTCTGTAAACAGCCTTTAAAAGCTCTATAAATAGCCCGCATTAAACGGATAAATAATCATCTTTAGCAATAACTTTGAATAACACCATTCATTGAATACTGTAGGCGGTGTCATTCCCAGAAAACGTCCCAAATTACAGAGAGTAGTAggtgtctgttttgtttttcttaccgTGTCCGTGATGATAGAGAGACGTCTGTCAAGCTGCTCCCAGAGATAACCTACATctctgcttttcaaaataaaaggccGCTTCAGAACCACCCTACTAAATGTCCTGAACTCGCTAAAACGCCACGTTTGACCCGTTTGACTTAAAGTAATTTATCATAACTTTcaatttgcatatttttgttCCCGTGTAAGGTTCGGTCTAAGCTATTTAATtgtaaaatcacataaaaaaaaacaacaaaacaaaactacaccATTTCCGGTTTCATAGTGGATGGCTGTTATGCAACGCAGCAAAAGGATGTGATCCGCCTCACTTCACGGCTCAGATGC contains:
- the grem1a gene encoding gremlin-1a — its product is MRKSSVHVSAVLLVVLLNPLKSTAATTHQSALPHSNKFNPNESERCPQPPIGGLISRGPGPMTSTDEVLESSQEALHVTERRYLRLDWCKTQPLKQTIKEEGCLSRSIVNRFCYGQCNSFYIPRHVYQDGNAFQSCSACKPKTFSTVTYTLFCPGKTPSSRRKRVQRVKQCRCTTIDTD
- the scg5 gene encoding neuroendocrine protein 7B2 isoform X1, translating into MTQMDSTGRLSLLSLLLLCLQLGRAPARSPRTADQVSEADIQRLLHGVMEQLGIARPRVEYPAHQATNIVGPQSIQGGAHEGLQHLGPYGNIPNIVAELTGDNVPKDFSDDHGYPDPPNPCPLGKTAADGCLENAPDTAEFSREFQKHQHLFDPEHDYHTLAKWNKELLYQKLKGGPKRTKRSVNPYLMGQRLDNVVAKKSVPHFSEEEEEAAEEQEEAPTVSATLTPTT
- the scg5 gene encoding neuroendocrine protein 7B2 isoform X2 — translated: MTQMDSTGRLSLLSLLLLCLQLGRAPARSPRTADQVSEADIQRLLHGVMEQLGIARPRVEYPAHQATNIVGPQSIQGGAHEGLQHLGPYGNIPNIVAELTGDNVPKDFSDDHGYPDPPNPCPLGKTADGCLENAPDTAEFSREFQKHQHLFDPEHDYHTLAKWNKELLYQKLKGGPKRTKRSVNPYLMGQRLDNVVAKKSVPHFSEEEEEAAEEQEEAPTVSATLTPTT